A section of the Agrococcus sp. SGAir0287 genome encodes:
- a CDS encoding GIY-YIG nuclease family protein, producing MPHVYMLRCADGSLYVGSTRNLDARMQQHASGKGAVYTSSRLPVELVWAAEYERVDEAWAMERRLHGWGRAKREALIRGDWTAISRASRRRGPADV from the coding sequence ATGCCCCACGTCTACATGCTCCGATGCGCCGATGGCTCTCTCTACGTCGGCAGCACGCGCAACCTCGACGCGCGGATGCAGCAGCACGCCTCCGGCAAGGGCGCGGTGTACACGTCGAGCCGCCTGCCCGTCGAGCTCGTGTGGGCCGCGGAGTACGAGCGCGTCGACGAGGCGTGGGCGATGGAGCGTCGGCTGCACGGCTGGGGGCGAGCGAAGCGGGAGGCGCTGATCCGAGGGGACTGGACCGCGATCTCGAGGGCGTCGAGGCGTCGAGGGCCGGCGGACGTCTAG
- a CDS encoding putative F420-0 ABC transporter substrate-binding protein — translation MRRSLPAVALVAALALAGCASSQSPASSSSPAPSASASAEGVTVSNCGFDATFETPPERVVTIKSTTTEALIALGLGDRIVGTAFQDGPLPDSLTVDEPLPVIDERMPGAESVLELEPDLIFSGWESAFAADAVGTRDELADLGVGTYVWPTACMSADAPTEVTFDDIAAEVEQLADIFDVDASGVVADQQEMLDGITADDRGLSALWWSSGTETPYVGAGQGAPELILETAGLTNVASDLEGGWSPYGWESVLAADPDVIVIVDSAWNTADHKIDYLESDPTLSQLTAVQQHRYVIVPFAASEAGVRTAEAAASVALQVSEIAL, via the coding sequence ATGCGTCGCTCCCTCCCCGCCGTCGCCCTCGTCGCCGCGCTCGCCCTCGCCGGCTGCGCGTCGAGCCAGTCGCCCGCGTCGTCCTCCTCCCCCGCGCCGTCGGCATCCGCATCCGCCGAGGGCGTCACCGTGTCGAACTGCGGGTTCGACGCGACGTTCGAGACGCCGCCCGAGCGCGTCGTGACGATCAAGTCGACGACGACCGAGGCGCTCATCGCGCTCGGTCTCGGCGACCGCATCGTCGGCACCGCGTTCCAGGACGGCCCGCTGCCCGACTCGCTGACGGTCGACGAGCCGCTGCCCGTCATCGACGAGCGGATGCCGGGCGCCGAGTCGGTGCTCGAGCTCGAGCCCGACCTGATCTTCTCCGGCTGGGAGTCGGCGTTCGCCGCCGACGCCGTCGGCACGCGCGACGAGCTCGCCGACCTCGGCGTCGGCACCTACGTGTGGCCGACGGCGTGCATGAGCGCCGACGCACCCACCGAGGTGACCTTCGACGACATCGCAGCCGAGGTCGAGCAGCTCGCCGACATCTTCGACGTCGACGCCTCGGGCGTCGTCGCCGACCAGCAGGAGATGCTCGACGGCATCACCGCCGACGACCGCGGCCTGAGCGCGCTGTGGTGGTCGTCGGGCACCGAGACGCCGTACGTCGGCGCCGGGCAGGGCGCGCCGGAGCTCATCCTCGAGACCGCGGGGCTCACGAACGTCGCGAGCGACCTCGAGGGCGGATGGTCGCCGTACGGCTGGGAGTCTGTGCTCGCCGCCGACCCCGACGTCATCGTCATCGTCGACAGCGCCTGGAACACCGCCGACCACAAGATCGACTACCTCGAGTCCGACCCCACGCTCTCGCAGCTCACCGCCGTGCAGCAGCATCGCTACGTCATCGTGCCGTTCGCGGCGTCGGAGGCGGGCGTGCGCACGGCCGAGGCGGCGGCATCCGTGGCGCTGCAGGTCTCCGAGATCGCGCTCTGA
- a CDS encoding ABC transporter ATP-binding protein, with product MSGSSTASLVASGLVVEVDGTRILHGIDLAVPSTGLTALVGPNGSGKSTLLRQLSGVESPSAGTVRLGEDDLHALGRRERARRIAVVEQEAASELALTCLEVALLGRMPHQGLLGSTSREDRTIAMDALARAGAAAWADRSFASLSGGERQRVRLAAALSQEPRILVLDEPTNHLDVRASLETIALLRALADDGVTVVAALHDLTLAGWADHVALLADGRLAAAGPVADVLTAERIAEVYDVRAHVGPDPLTGRLAVTVALP from the coding sequence GTGAGCGGGTCGAGCACTGCGAGCCTCGTCGCGTCGGGGCTCGTCGTCGAGGTCGATGGCACCCGCATCCTGCACGGCATCGACCTCGCGGTGCCGTCGACGGGGCTCACGGCGCTCGTCGGGCCGAACGGCTCGGGCAAGTCCACCCTGCTGCGGCAGCTGTCGGGCGTCGAGTCGCCGAGCGCGGGCACGGTGCGGCTCGGCGAAGACGACCTGCACGCGCTCGGTCGTCGCGAGCGCGCACGCCGCATCGCGGTCGTCGAGCAGGAGGCGGCGAGCGAGCTCGCGCTCACGTGCCTCGAGGTGGCGCTGCTCGGTCGCATGCCGCATCAGGGACTGCTGGGGTCGACGAGCCGCGAGGATCGCACGATCGCGATGGATGCGCTCGCCCGCGCCGGGGCTGCCGCGTGGGCCGATCGCTCGTTCGCGTCGCTCTCGGGCGGCGAGCGCCAGCGCGTCAGGCTCGCCGCGGCGCTCTCGCAGGAGCCGCGCATCCTCGTGCTCGACGAGCCGACGAACCACCTCGACGTGCGCGCGTCGCTCGAGACGATCGCGCTGCTGCGCGCGCTCGCCGACGACGGCGTCACGGTCGTCGCGGCCCTGCACGACCTGACGCTCGCCGGCTGGGCGGATCACGTCGCGCTGCTGGCCGACGGGCGGCTCGCGGCTGCCGGACCGGTCGCCGACGTGCTGACGGCGGAGCGCATCGCCGAGGTCTACGACGTCCGCGCGCACGTCGGCCCCGACCCGCTGACGGGTCGCCTCGCCGTGACGGTCGCGCTCCCCTAG
- a CDS encoding AAA family ATPase, which translates to MTELAEAIEGAVGTVIDGKPDEIRTVLTVLLAEGHILLEDVPGVGKTQLARAFAAAIGGSVHRIQFTPDLLPSDITGVSIYDQRVGRFEFTPGPVFSNIVIADEINRASPKTQSALLECMEEGQVTVDGVTHELPRPFMVIATQNPIDMDGTYALPEAQRDRFMVRLQLGYPDADAELRMVQARKTHTPLADLRTVVSSDEFQREIDVAHAVRAHELVEQYAVRLVRATREQQVVRIGASPRATLQLLRAAKARAHLAGRDWLSPDDVKSLARQVLPHRILLHDQAASIDDARAVVDRVLDTTPAPRAR; encoded by the coding sequence ATGACCGAGCTCGCAGAGGCCATCGAGGGTGCCGTGGGGACCGTGATCGACGGCAAGCCCGACGAGATCCGCACCGTCCTGACGGTGCTGCTCGCCGAGGGGCACATCCTCCTCGAGGACGTGCCGGGGGTCGGCAAGACGCAGCTCGCGCGCGCGTTCGCCGCCGCGATCGGCGGCAGCGTGCACCGCATCCAGTTCACGCCCGACCTGCTGCCGAGCGACATCACGGGCGTGTCGATCTACGACCAGCGCGTCGGCCGCTTCGAGTTCACGCCCGGCCCGGTGTTCTCGAACATCGTCATCGCCGACGAGATCAACCGCGCGAGCCCCAAGACGCAGTCGGCGCTGCTGGAGTGCATGGAGGAGGGCCAGGTCACCGTCGACGGCGTGACGCACGAGCTGCCGCGGCCCTTCATGGTCATCGCGACGCAGAACCCCATCGACATGGACGGCACGTACGCGCTGCCCGAGGCGCAGCGCGACCGGTTCATGGTGCGTCTGCAGCTCGGCTATCCGGATGCGGACGCCGAGCTGCGGATGGTGCAGGCCCGCAAGACGCACACGCCGCTCGCCGACCTGCGCACCGTCGTCTCGAGCGACGAGTTCCAGCGCGAGATCGACGTCGCGCACGCCGTGCGCGCCCACGAGCTCGTCGAGCAGTACGCCGTGCGACTCGTGCGCGCCACGCGCGAGCAGCAGGTGGTGCGCATCGGCGCGAGCCCGCGCGCGACGCTGCAGCTGCTGCGCGCGGCGAAGGCGCGCGCGCATCTCGCGGGTCGCGACTGGCTCTCTCCCGACGACGTGAAGTCGCTCGCGCGGCAGGTGCTGCCGCACCGCATCCTGCTGCACGACCAGGCCGCGTCGATCGACGACGCTCGCGCCGTCGTGGATCGCGTGCTCGACACGACGCCCGCTCCCAGGGCTCGATGA
- a CDS encoding nitrilase-related carbon-nitrogen hydrolase gives MTTVRAAITQTTWTGDKESMLDRHEAFQREAAEQGAQVICFQELFYGPYFGITQDKAYYRYAEPVDGPIVQRFAALAKELGMVSILPIYEEEQTGVYYNTTVVVDADGTVLGTYRKHHLPHLDRFWEKFYFRPGNQGYPVFDTAVGKVGTYICYDRHFPEGWRELGLNGAHMVFNPNATKPGLSNRLWEVEGPAAAVANGYFVLQPNRVGREDNEYGDLAVDFYGTSQVIDPRGNFVGERGSSEHEELLVRDLDMDMVQEMRDDWQFYRDRRPDSYTRIAQP, from the coding sequence GTGACCACGGTCAGAGCAGCCATCACCCAGACGACGTGGACGGGCGACAAGGAGTCCATGCTGGATCGCCACGAGGCGTTCCAACGCGAGGCCGCCGAGCAGGGGGCGCAGGTCATCTGCTTCCAGGAGCTGTTCTACGGGCCCTACTTCGGCATCACGCAGGACAAGGCGTACTACCGCTACGCCGAGCCCGTCGACGGCCCCATCGTGCAGCGCTTCGCCGCGCTCGCGAAGGAGCTCGGCATGGTCTCCATCCTGCCGATCTACGAGGAGGAGCAGACGGGCGTGTACTACAACACGACCGTCGTCGTGGATGCGGACGGCACGGTGCTCGGCACCTACCGCAAGCACCACCTGCCGCATCTCGACCGCTTCTGGGAGAAGTTCTACTTCCGCCCCGGCAACCAGGGCTACCCGGTGTTCGACACCGCGGTCGGCAAGGTCGGCACCTACATCTGCTACGACCGCCACTTCCCGGAGGGGTGGCGCGAGCTCGGCCTGAACGGCGCCCACATGGTGTTCAATCCCAACGCGACGAAGCCGGGGCTCTCGAACCGCCTGTGGGAGGTCGAGGGGCCGGCCGCCGCCGTCGCGAACGGCTACTTCGTGCTGCAGCCCAATCGCGTCGGCCGCGAGGACAACGAGTACGGCGACCTCGCCGTCGACTTCTACGGCACGAGCCAGGTCATCGACCCGCGCGGGAACTTCGTCGGCGAGCGCGGCTCGAGCGAGCACGAGGAGCTGCTCGTGCGCGACCTCGACATGGACATGGTCCAGGAGATGCGGGACGACTGGCAGTTCTACCGCGACCGCCGACCCGACTCGTACACGCGGATCGCGCAGCCGTAG
- a CDS encoding TIGR03842 family LLM class F420-dependent oxidoreductase, whose translation MDFGAVFQTNPPSARVVQLSQLAEAHGFTHVWTFDSHLLWQEPYVLHSAILGATRKVTVGPFVTNPATRDWTVTASVFATLNEMYGNRTVCGIGRGDSAVRVTNGAPTTLATLREAVHVIRELGSSRSVEHNGATLRFPWSKGSQLEVWVAAYGPKALQLAGEVADGFILQLADVDIARWMIQAVRDAAANVGRDPDDMTICVAAPAFVGDDVADQRDQSRWFGGMVGNHVADIVARYGDSGAVPQALTDYIAGRTGYDYNSHGRAENDHVDFVPDEIVDRFCILGTVDDHIAKLRALADLGVDQFAAYVMHDDKEETLRLYGERIIPALSEHVVAKS comes from the coding sequence ATGGACTTCGGAGCCGTCTTCCAGACCAACCCGCCGTCGGCGCGCGTCGTGCAGCTCTCGCAGCTCGCCGAGGCGCACGGGTTCACCCACGTGTGGACGTTCGACAGCCACCTGCTGTGGCAGGAGCCGTACGTGCTGCACTCCGCGATCCTCGGCGCGACGCGCAAGGTCACGGTCGGGCCGTTCGTCACGAATCCCGCGACCCGCGACTGGACCGTGACGGCCAGCGTCTTCGCGACCCTCAACGAGATGTACGGCAACCGCACGGTGTGCGGCATCGGCCGCGGCGACTCGGCGGTGCGGGTCACGAACGGCGCGCCCACGACCCTCGCGACGCTGCGCGAGGCCGTGCACGTCATCCGCGAGCTCGGCTCGTCGCGCAGCGTCGAGCACAATGGCGCGACGCTGCGGTTCCCGTGGTCGAAGGGGTCGCAGCTCGAGGTGTGGGTCGCGGCGTACGGGCCGAAGGCGCTGCAGCTCGCCGGCGAGGTCGCCGACGGGTTCATCCTGCAGCTCGCCGACGTCGACATCGCGCGCTGGATGATCCAGGCGGTGCGGGATGCGGCCGCCAACGTTGGGCGGGACCCGGACGACATGACGATCTGCGTGGCAGCCCCCGCGTTCGTCGGCGACGACGTCGCCGACCAGCGCGACCAGTCGCGGTGGTTCGGCGGCATGGTCGGCAACCACGTCGCCGACATCGTGGCCCGCTACGGCGACTCGGGCGCGGTGCCGCAGGCGCTCACCGACTACATCGCGGGGCGCACGGGCTACGACTACAACAGCCACGGCCGGGCCGAGAACGACCACGTCGACTTCGTGCCCGACGAGATCGTCGACCGCTTCTGCATCCTCGGCACCGTCGACGACCACATCGCGAAGCTGCGCGCGCTCGCCGACCTCGGCGTCGACCAGTTCGCCGCCTACGTCATGCACGACGACAAGGAGGAGACGCTGCGGCTGTACGGCGAGCGCATCATCCCCGCGCTCTCCGAGCACGTGGTGGCCAAGTCGTGA
- a CDS encoding DUF58 domain-containing protein encodes MRLRPTVRGLALACAAAGLAIAAYWTLQAAFLVPAVLAGGVVVAGLVLLAVSRPGRDVVWSPPAVAVEGVDLDVPVRLPEAYAGGWWRPQTSLDPITFTWDRLDAAATHLRVFSPHRGVHRLGPVRARRRDPLGAWLATTRLDDVGELVVGPRVTPLPASAVLGHGIDAATSRIGQGDLVDQLVRDYRPGDPVRRIHWRQTARHGDLMVRQEQPPATPRVLIVLDTLAAGWRDEDEFDEGVRAFASLCLAVASQGLDVEVRETGAAQLGEQAFTNRTALLDACARLEPARMAVERTADGPTIVVAGMGSPPLRRMLEELAPGSTVWSVTDDERTVGRTVRHVRWNAGHPYDARRPA; translated from the coding sequence ATGCGGCTGCGGCCCACGGTGCGCGGCCTCGCGCTCGCGTGCGCCGCCGCGGGCCTCGCGATCGCCGCCTACTGGACGCTGCAGGCCGCCTTCCTCGTGCCTGCGGTGCTCGCCGGCGGGGTCGTCGTCGCGGGCCTCGTGCTGCTGGCGGTCTCGCGGCCGGGGCGCGACGTCGTCTGGTCGCCGCCCGCCGTCGCGGTCGAGGGCGTCGACCTCGACGTGCCCGTGCGCCTGCCCGAGGCCTACGCGGGCGGGTGGTGGCGTCCGCAGACGTCGCTCGATCCCATCACGTTCACGTGGGACCGGCTCGACGCGGCGGCGACGCACCTGCGCGTCTTCTCGCCGCATCGCGGCGTGCATCGCCTCGGGCCCGTGCGCGCCCGACGCCGCGACCCCCTGGGCGCGTGGCTCGCGACGACCAGGCTCGACGACGTCGGCGAGCTCGTGGTCGGGCCCCGCGTCACGCCGCTGCCCGCCTCGGCGGTGCTGGGCCATGGCATCGACGCCGCGACGAGCAGGATCGGGCAGGGCGACCTCGTCGACCAGCTCGTGCGCGACTACCGCCCCGGGGATCCGGTGCGCCGCATCCATTGGCGGCAGACGGCGCGGCACGGGGACCTCATGGTGCGGCAGGAGCAGCCGCCCGCGACGCCGCGCGTCCTCATCGTGCTCGACACGCTCGCCGCCGGGTGGCGCGACGAGGACGAGTTCGACGAGGGCGTGCGCGCCTTCGCGTCCCTGTGCCTCGCGGTCGCGTCGCAGGGGCTCGACGTCGAGGTGCGCGAGACGGGGGCTGCGCAGCTCGGCGAGCAGGCGTTCACGAACCGCACCGCCCTGCTCGACGCGTGCGCACGCCTCGAGCCCGCGCGCATGGCGGTCGAGCGCACCGCGGACGGGCCGACGATCGTCGTGGCTGGGATGGGCAGCCCGCCGCTGCGGCGCATGTTGGAGGAGCTCGCTCCCGGCTCGACCGTCTGGTCGGTGACCGACGACGAGCGCACCGTGGGCCGCACCGTCCGCCACGTGCGATGGAACGCGGGACACCCGTACGACGCGAGGCGGCCGGCATGA
- a CDS encoding transglutaminase-like domain-containing protein, translated as MTRAPEMVAPVEAPAAPDERVERHGDGASIGMRAVLVAGGLLLSLVPWLGLLEGGWQTVVAAFVVTLVGVTSIARALGARALAMLPALVVAVPWLTLATAPQEALLGLVPTRASLVASWASLESGITQLLWTPGIPVPMTPDVVGVLLVAVLLLWLLVDALLALGVPALAAAPLLLPTLMTMAYRVEVDPMEVVPVVAAMAGFLVLGRRERSRARALAAGVLVIVAAVVAPAVAPSPREVDIDWPAWMEGPAVAQGGSGPPMLSTGIDLAADLQRASPVRIFDYAPSDGLPMLTRLTSLSGIGPDGFVEERGELTTSFDDLGARTPGTPITTQFTLGRAFIGNVPIPVLATSTSDFSGTWRWDPASQSIGFTDPDRIVSLNDQTYAVESVRPTPIPEGESPTADGAQEAREVPPGAAFFDDLALDIVDMSAPPLERAQQIEAYMTDDSWTYSERVPLEGFGTAEGGQWGALMAFMDARSGYCVHYASATAILARAAGIPARVSIGFLPGTDPNADGTYTVTTNDMHAWAELWFDGYGWVPFDTTPGIAGGGTVASAEDDDEAGATEQPTLPSPTAAAPSPSASASPSPSAAPTPSSSADAGAAPTATGPPGAGAPIRWDLVARPILVLLALLLVVATPATVREVLRRRRIAEGAGGALWEVQATLADAGERVPTSRTPGEIAAAVAALPLRERERRALDRLRDAAERERFAGEPSTGHAKDARAVIAGIRRTIPRRERLLRALAPPSLVRVWRRDRADDDEHVSA; from the coding sequence ATGACGCGCGCCCCGGAGATGGTCGCGCCCGTCGAGGCGCCCGCGGCGCCCGACGAACGGGTCGAGCGCCACGGCGACGGAGCGTCGATCGGCATGCGCGCCGTGCTCGTCGCCGGCGGCCTCCTCCTCTCCCTCGTGCCGTGGCTCGGCCTGCTGGAGGGCGGGTGGCAGACCGTCGTCGCGGCCTTCGTCGTCACGCTCGTCGGCGTCACGAGCATCGCGCGAGCGCTCGGAGCGCGCGCGCTCGCGATGCTGCCCGCGCTCGTCGTCGCCGTGCCGTGGCTCACGCTCGCCACGGCTCCGCAGGAGGCCCTCCTCGGCCTCGTGCCCACGCGCGCATCCCTCGTCGCGTCGTGGGCGTCGCTCGAGTCCGGCATCACGCAGCTGCTGTGGACGCCCGGCATCCCCGTACCGATGACGCCCGACGTCGTAGGCGTGCTGCTGGTCGCCGTGCTGCTGCTGTGGCTGCTCGTCGATGCGCTGCTCGCGCTCGGCGTGCCCGCGCTCGCCGCCGCGCCGCTGCTGCTGCCGACGCTCATGACCATGGCCTACCGCGTGGAGGTCGACCCGATGGAGGTCGTGCCCGTCGTCGCGGCCATGGCCGGCTTCCTCGTGCTCGGGCGGCGCGAGCGATCGCGCGCCAGGGCGCTCGCGGCGGGCGTGCTCGTCATCGTCGCGGCCGTCGTCGCCCCCGCCGTGGCGCCATCGCCGCGCGAGGTCGACATCGACTGGCCCGCATGGATGGAGGGGCCAGCCGTCGCGCAGGGCGGCTCCGGTCCGCCGATGCTCTCGACGGGCATCGACCTCGCCGCCGACCTCCAGCGCGCCTCCCCGGTGCGCATCTTCGACTACGCGCCGAGCGACGGGCTGCCGATGCTGACGCGGCTCACGTCGCTATCGGGCATCGGTCCCGACGGCTTCGTCGAGGAGCGCGGCGAGCTGACGACGTCGTTCGACGACCTGGGCGCCCGCACGCCCGGCACGCCCATCACGACGCAGTTCACCCTCGGTCGCGCCTTCATCGGCAACGTGCCGATCCCCGTGCTGGCGACCTCGACGAGCGACTTCTCGGGCACGTGGCGATGGGATCCTGCATCGCAGTCGATCGGCTTCACGGATCCCGACCGCATCGTCTCGCTGAACGACCAGACGTACGCCGTCGAGAGCGTGCGCCCGACGCCGATCCCGGAGGGCGAGTCGCCGACGGCCGACGGCGCCCAGGAGGCGCGGGAGGTGCCGCCCGGGGCCGCGTTCTTCGACGACCTCGCGCTCGACATCGTCGACATGAGTGCACCACCGCTCGAGCGCGCGCAGCAGATCGAGGCGTACATGACGGACGACTCGTGGACGTACTCCGAGCGCGTGCCGCTCGAGGGCTTCGGCACCGCGGAGGGCGGCCAGTGGGGCGCGCTCATGGCGTTCATGGATGCGCGCTCCGGCTACTGCGTGCACTACGCGTCGGCGACGGCGATCCTCGCGCGTGCCGCAGGCATCCCGGCGCGCGTCTCGATCGGCTTCCTCCCGGGCACGGATCCGAACGCCGACGGCACGTACACCGTCACGACGAACGACATGCACGCGTGGGCGGAGCTGTGGTTCGACGGCTACGGCTGGGTGCCCTTCGACACGACGCCGGGCATCGCGGGCGGCGGCACGGTCGCGTCGGCGGAGGACGACGACGAGGCGGGCGCGACGGAGCAGCCGACGCTGCCGTCGCCCACCGCTGCCGCGCCGTCGCCGTCGGCCTCGGCGTCGCCGTCGCCGAGCGCGGCCCCGACTCCGTCGTCGTCGGCCGACGCGGGAGCGGCGCCCACGGCGACCGGTCCGCCCGGTGCGGGCGCACCCATCCGATGGGACCTCGTGGCCCGTCCGATCCTCGTGCTCCTCGCGCTGCTGCTCGTCGTCGCGACGCCGGCGACGGTGCGCGAGGTGCTGCGTCGCCGCCGGATCGCCGAGGGCGCGGGCGGCGCGCTCTGGGAGGTGCAGGCGACCCTCGCCGACGCCGGCGAGCGCGTGCCGACCTCGCGGACACCCGGCGAGATCGCAGCGGCCGTCGCGGCGTTGCCGCTGCGCGAGCGGGAGCGGCGTGCGCTCGACCGCCTGCGCGACGCGGCCGAGCGCGAGCGCTTCGCCGGCGAGCCGTCGACCGGTCACGCGAAGGATGCGCGCGCGGTGATCGCGGGCATCCGCCGAACGATCCCGCGTCGTGAGCGGTTGCTGCGCGCACTCGCACCGCCGAGCCTCGTGCGCGTCTGGCGCCGCGACCGCGCGGACGACGACGAGCACGTCTCGGCCTGA
- a CDS encoding putative F420-0 ABC transporter permease subunit: MTARRGRVAVAAIVLAVATPLLATLAVVLGAADLSFGDVWATIGAHLGLGEPVLSRIDDGIVWQRRVPRVLVAIACGAGLAVCGAVMQSVTRNPLADPYLLGLSSGASLGAVCALLLGVAVPLPVAAFAGAALALAMTIGLATAIGQVTPTRTVLAGLAVSSMLGAVTSLVIFWTVTGDSYREILGWLMGTLAAARWPAVGLTWAGVVVIVVPIALVARRLDAFAFGDRHAASLGIDPGRTRILLLGATALLTGILVSVSGSIGFVGLIVPHAVRLLTGPGHRSLLPLSALAGGIVLLAADTIARTAFEPRELPVGIVTALVGAPAFALILLRQRRSA, encoded by the coding sequence ATGACGGCGAGACGCGGGCGCGTCGCGGTCGCCGCGATCGTGCTCGCCGTCGCGACGCCGCTGCTCGCGACGCTCGCGGTCGTGCTCGGTGCGGCCGACCTGTCGTTCGGCGACGTGTGGGCGACGATCGGCGCGCACCTGGGCCTCGGCGAGCCGGTGCTGTCGCGCATCGACGACGGCATCGTGTGGCAGCGTCGCGTGCCGCGCGTGCTCGTCGCGATCGCGTGCGGCGCAGGCCTCGCGGTGTGCGGCGCGGTCATGCAGTCGGTGACGCGGAATCCGCTCGCCGATCCCTACCTCCTCGGGCTGTCGTCGGGTGCGTCGCTCGGCGCCGTGTGCGCGCTCCTGCTCGGCGTCGCGGTGCCGCTGCCGGTCGCCGCGTTCGCCGGCGCCGCGCTCGCGCTGGCGATGACGATCGGGCTCGCGACCGCCATCGGCCAGGTGACGCCGACGCGCACGGTGCTCGCGGGGCTCGCCGTCTCGTCGATGCTCGGCGCCGTCACGAGCCTCGTGATCTTCTGGACCGTCACGGGCGACTCGTACCGCGAGATCCTCGGCTGGCTCATGGGCACGCTCGCCGCGGCGCGCTGGCCCGCCGTCGGGCTCACCTGGGCGGGCGTCGTCGTGATCGTCGTGCCGATCGCGCTCGTCGCGCGCCGCCTCGACGCCTTCGCCTTCGGCGACCGGCACGCGGCATCCCTCGGCATCGATCCTGGTCGCACGCGCATCCTGCTCCTCGGCGCGACGGCGCTGCTCACCGGCATCCTCGTGTCGGTGTCGGGATCCATCGGCTTCGTCGGCCTCATCGTGCCGCACGCCGTGCGACTGCTCACGGGGCCGGGGCATCGATCGCTGCTGCCGCTGTCGGCGCTCGCGGGCGGCATCGTGCTGCTCGCCGCCGACACGATCGCGCGCACGGCGTTCGAGCCGCGGGAGCTGCCGGTCGGCATCGTCACGGCGCTCGTCGGCGCGCCTGCGTTCGCGCTCATCCTGCTGCGGCAGCGGAGGTCGGCGTGA
- the hydA gene encoding dihydropyrimidinase: MTTTLITGGTVVSSTGRAAADVLIDGEIIRAVLEPGSVLLGHDLAASVDRVIDATGRYVIPGGIDAHTHMQLPFGGTFASDTFETGTRAAAWGGTTTIVDFAVQRTGERVQDGLAAWHELAAGECAVDYGFHQIVGGVDDDSLAAMRGLVDEGISSFKLFMAYPGVFYSDDAQILKAMQVAADTGLMTMMHAENGPAIDVIAEQLVAEGKTAPYFHGIARAWQMEEEATHRAIMLANYTGAPLYVVHVSAKQAVQQLAMARDAGQQVFGETCPQYLYLSLEEQLGATSGEWGEFEGAKWVCSTPLRSREEGHQDHMWQALRTNDIQMVSTDHCPFCMKDQKTLGLTDFRAIPNGIGSIEHRMDLMYQGVVTGRITLERWVELTSTTPARMFGMHGRKGVIQPGADADVVIYDPNGHTSIGVEKTHHMAMDHSAWEGYEIDGHVDTVLSRGKVIVDEGAYLGSKGDGRFVKRGLSQYLA; the protein is encoded by the coding sequence ATGACCACCACGCTCATCACCGGCGGCACCGTCGTCTCCTCCACGGGTCGCGCCGCCGCCGACGTGCTCATCGACGGCGAGATCATCCGCGCCGTGCTCGAGCCCGGCTCCGTGCTGCTCGGGCACGACCTCGCCGCATCCGTCGACCGCGTGATCGACGCGACGGGGCGCTACGTCATCCCCGGCGGCATCGACGCGCACACCCACATGCAGCTGCCGTTCGGCGGCACGTTCGCCTCCGACACCTTCGAGACCGGCACGCGCGCCGCCGCATGGGGCGGCACGACGACGATCGTCGACTTCGCCGTGCAGCGCACCGGCGAGCGCGTGCAGGACGGCCTCGCCGCGTGGCACGAGCTCGCGGCGGGCGAGTGCGCCGTCGACTACGGCTTCCACCAGATCGTCGGCGGCGTCGACGACGACTCGCTCGCCGCCATGCGCGGGCTCGTCGACGAGGGCATCTCGAGCTTCAAGCTCTTCATGGCCTACCCGGGCGTCTTCTACTCCGACGACGCGCAGATCCTCAAGGCCATGCAGGTCGCGGCCGACACCGGGCTCATGACGATGATGCACGCCGAGAACGGCCCCGCGATCGACGTCATCGCCGAGCAGCTCGTCGCCGAGGGCAAGACGGCGCCGTACTTCCACGGCATCGCCCGCGCATGGCAGATGGAGGAGGAGGCGACGCATCGCGCGATCATGCTCGCCAACTACACCGGCGCGCCGCTCTACGTCGTGCACGTGAGCGCGAAGCAGGCGGTGCAGCAGCTCGCGATGGCGCGCGACGCCGGCCAGCAGGTCTTCGGCGAGACGTGCCCGCAGTACCTGTACCTCTCGCTCGAGGAGCAGCTGGGCGCGACGAGCGGCGAGTGGGGCGAGTTCGAGGGTGCGAAGTGGGTGTGCTCGACGCCGCTGCGCAGCCGCGAGGAGGGTCACCAGGACCACATGTGGCAGGCGCTGCGCACGAACGACATCCAGATGGTCTCCACCGACCACTGCCCGTTCTGCATGAAGGACCAGAAGACGCTCGGGCTCACCGACTTCCGTGCCATCCCCAATGGCATCGGGTCGATCGAGCACCGGATGGACCTCATGTACCAGGGCGTCGTGACGGGCAGGATCACGCTCGAGCGCTGGGTGGAGCTCACGTCGACGACGCCGGCGCGCATGTTCGGCATGCACGGCCGCAAGGGCGTCATCCAGCCGGGCGCCGACGCCGACGTCGTCATCTACGACCCGAACGGCCACACGTCGATCGGCGTCGAGAAGACGCACCACATGGCCATGGACCACTCGGCCTGGGAGGGGTACGAGATCGACGGACACGTCGACACCGTGCTCTCCCGCGGCAAGGTCATCGTCGACGAGGGCGCGTACCTCGGATCCAAGGGCGACGGGCGCTTCGTCAAGCGCGGCCTGTCGCAGTATCTGGCGTAG